In one Bacteroides sp. genomic region, the following are encoded:
- a CDS encoding glycoside hydrolase family 16 protein, producing the protein MKAKFEYKQIRIISILVLLLVAFWSCERDDVQKLEQRNWQLVWSDEFDGDAGQLPDASNWTYDLGTGLGGWGNEELQVYTNNPANVSLDGQGNLVLTAIRSGGSFTSARIKTQGLFSQAYGRFEARIKTPYGPGLWPAFWLLGSDIEAVGWPQCGEIDIMELRGQEPHIIHGTIHGPGYSGGNPITKSFGLISGRFDTDFHLFAIEWDEDKIDFFVDDYLYQRIERNDVPGEWVYDHPFFILLNVAVGGNYVGFPTPQTPFPQKMVIDYVKVYQEVD; encoded by the coding sequence ATGAAAGCAAAATTTGAATATAAACAAATCCGAATAATCTCCATACTGGTGTTATTGTTGGTTGCCTTTTGGAGTTGTGAGCGTGACGATGTTCAGAAATTGGAACAGCGCAACTGGCAATTGGTTTGGAGCGATGAATTTGACGGTGATGCCGGGCAGTTGCCTGATGCCTCAAATTGGACCTACGACCTCGGCACCGGACTGGGTGGCTGGGGCAATGAGGAACTGCAGGTTTATACCAATAACCCGGCAAACGTATCGCTTGATGGGCAGGGAAACCTGGTGCTTACAGCAATACGTTCAGGAGGTAGTTTTACTTCGGCAAGAATAAAAACGCAAGGGCTTTTTTCACAAGCCTATGGCCGTTTTGAAGCCCGGATTAAGACACCTTACGGGCCCGGCTTATGGCCCGCATTCTGGCTGCTGGGGTCTGATATTGAGGCTGTAGGTTGGCCCCAGTGCGGCGAAATTGATATTATGGAGCTAAGAGGACAAGAGCCCCATATTATTCATGGCACAATTCACGGGCCCGGATATTCAGGCGGAAACCCCATCACCAAAAGCTTTGGCTTGATCAGTGGCCGGTTCGACACCGATTTCCACCTATTTGCCATTGAGTGGGATGAGGACAAAATTGACTTTTTTGTAGATGATTACTTGTACCAACGGATCGAACGCAACGATGTCCCCGGTGAGTGGGTTTACGACCATCCGTTTTTCATCCTATTGAATGTAGCAGTAGGCGGGAATTACGTCGGTTTCCCAACTCCCCAAACCCCATTTCCGCAAAAAATGGTAATCGACTACGTGAAGGTTTATCAGGAAGTGGACTAA